TGGACAGCGCTGAACCTGGCGGATCAGGAAGAGCGCACCGCGTAACGCACGATGGTGCGCAGCTTCTCCGGCGCCACGCGGCCCGGGTCGGAGAAGTAAATCTCGTGGTGGGTCCCCGCAATCTCAAGGCCCTGCCGTTCAGCGAAATTCATTATCTCTGCCACGGTCCTTGCCTCCATGTCATAAGGGCCGACATGGAGCATCTGGACCGCGCGGCCCTCTGACAGCGCCTCCAGTTTGACATCGTCAACTGCCGGCGACTTGCCCTTCTCCTTGAGCGCCACGGCGGCCCCCGCCAGGTCGCCAGCCTTGATGAAGTCCGGCGTGCGGATCATGAGCTTCCACTTCCAGTCGTCTGCGGGGAGCTCCCCGCTGGCCTCGTCGTGGGTCCAGTACAGGGCTTCGAGGGCGCTGATTTTGTAGTCCTGTCCGCCGGCCTTTTTTCGGGAGAATTTGATGGTATATGCCATGCCATATAACGCACCGATCCTTTCCTGGAAACCGGGGCCTCCGGGCGCGCCGGAGCCGTCGATTGCCAGGTACACGGCCTGCTCCGGTTCCACGATCACCGGCGTTCGAGACTGCACGTATTCGTACTCGTGGAGCTTCATCAGGTCCAGCTTGTCCATAGGTGTACCCCTGTCCAACTTGCTTGGGGCCGGGCGAACAATACCATTAACTCAAACGGCTGTGAACGTCGCATAAGCAGGTACGCGATTCCTGTGAAGAAGCCGTGAAGTGCCGACAAGGGGGTGACGTTGCTCGGCGTGTAGTATAAGCTTCAATAAGGGGTGGGAGGGGAAGCACAAGGCGGGTCTGAAGCGGCCTGCCCGTCGATGGAGTGTTAAGATGACCGCTGCTGGACGCCTTGTGATAGTCTCCAATCGGCTGCCGTCCTTGCAGCAGCCTTCGGATAGCGGCGACGCCCAGAGTCTGCCGGTGGGCGGCCTGGTGAGCGCCCTCAGCTCCGCGCTGGCGCACAGGAAGGCGCTGTGGGTCGGCTGGAGCGGCGAGGTGTCCGAGAAAGTCGCCTCCATACGCCCAGCGATTTCCGATGCGGGAGGGGTCACCCTCGCCGCCCTCGATCTGTCTCGCGGAGAGATTAACCAGTTCTACAACAACTTCTGCAACCGCACGCTCTGGCCCCTGCTGCACAGCTTCCCGGGCAAAATGGCCGTCAGCCACGAAGCCTACCGGGCCTACCTCAGGGCGAACCGGCACTACGCCGAGGCTGTGGCGGGCATGCTGGACAAGGACGATGTGGTCTGGGTCCATGACTATCATCTCCTGGCGCTGGGTTCCGAATTGCGCAAGCTGGGCTGGACAGGGAAGACTGGCTTCTTCCTGCATACGCCATTCCCGCCGGCGGAGCTATTCGCCGTTCTGCCCTGGGCGCCGCGCATCCTTGAAATGATCATGGACTTCGATCTCTTCGGGCTCCACACCCGGCAGTACGCCCGCAATTTGTACGACGCCCTCTCGGCCGAGCTCCCCGGCGCCGTGATAGGCGACTCGTTCATCTACGGCGAGCGCTCGCTCAACATCCGCGTTTATCCCATCGGTATCGATCCGGCGCCATTCGCGGACCCCGCGTTCGGTTCGACGGCGACCGAGCTGGGCTCATTCCTTAAGCGAGAAGGCAGAAGGCACCACATCGTGCTCGGTGTCGACAGGCTGGACTATACAAAGGGGATTGTTCAGCGACTGCAGACGTTCGAGCACTTGCTGGAGCACTATCCGGCGCTCAGGGGAGAGATAAGCCTCGTGCAGATATCGGCCCCTTCGCGCAGCCGGGTGCCGGAGTATGTGGAAGAGCGACAGCGGGTGGACGAGCTCGTTGGGCGCATCAACGGCCGCTATTCTGAAGGCGAATGGATCCCCATCCGGTACCTTTACAGGTCGTTTCCGCAAGACGAGCTGGTGGGCTTTTACCGGGAGGCGGACGTGTGCCTGATAACGCCGCTGAGGTACGGTATGAACCTGGTGGCCAAGGAGTTCGTGGCGGCGCAGCTTGACGACCCCGGCGTGCTCGTCCTCTCCAAATTCTGCGGCGCGGCGGAGATGATGCAGGACGCCCTCATCGTCAACCCGTATGACATTGAGGGCACCGCCGCAGCAATCTACCGCGCCCTGCGCATGCCGAAGTCGGCCCGCGTGCGCCGGCGGGACGCGCTCATGCAGAACATCAATGCTTTCACTGCGCAGGCGTGGTCGGAGGCGTTTCTGGGCGACCTTGAGGGCGTGTAATTACGTACCTCTTTTCGCGTTGTGCCTGCTACAATGTTGTACCTGTAAGATGGGCCGCTGCCACGCGCCTAACGGGAGACTGAAATGACTGAGATGATGACGGCTGTCCGCAAGATTGGACGCGAAAAGGGGTTCGTTGTCGAGAGGGTGCCGATTCCGAAGGTCGGCTCGCACGATGTCCTTGTTCAAGTAGAGGCGGCCAGCGTTTGCGGCACGGACCTCCACCTCTGGAAGTGGGACGAATGGGCGGCGCAGCGAATCAAGCCGCCGCTGACGGTGGGACACGAGTTCGCGGGCACTGTCGTTGAAGTAGGTGAGTCGGTGGAGCACGCCAAGGTTGGCGATTACGTCTCCGCCGAGAGCCACGTAACATGCGGCATGTGCTTCCAGTGCCGGACCGGCCAGGCCCACATGTGCCCGCAGACGAAGATCCTCGGCATCGACCGGGACGGCGCGTTCGCCGAGTACATCTCCATCCCGGAGAAGGTGGTCTGGCAGAACGACCGGAGCAAGCTTCCGCCGGAGATCGCCACGCTCCAGGAGCCGTTCGGGAACGCCGTCTTCTCCACGCTTGCGCACGATCTGGCCGGTCAGAGCGTTGCAGTGCTCGGCTGCGGCCCCGTCGGACTCTTCTCGATCAGCATCGCAAAGGCCTCTGGCGCTTCCAACGTTCTGGCTACGGACATTAACGACTACAGGCTCGGCCTGGCAAAGACCCTGGGCGCCAAGACCTTCAATCCACGAAACAACCCCACGAAGATGGAGACCTGGAAGTGGCTCGTCCAGGCCAACGAAGGGTTCGGGGTCGACATCGTTCTGGAGATGAGCGGCGCGCCCCTGGCCATCGACGACGCCTTCAAGGCGGTCCGCAACGGAGGTCGCGTGACGCTGTTCGGCATACCCTCAGCGCCCGTGAAGATCGACGTTGCGGAGAGCATGATCTTCAAAAACCTTACAGTGCTGGCCCTGAATGGCCGGCGCATCTTTGACACCTGGTACCGGACGCGGTGGCTGCTGGAGAGCGGTGTGGTAGACCTGCGGCCGCTTATTACGCACCAGATGGGCCTTGAGGATGTCAACAAGGCCGCCGGCCTGCTGGACGGAGGCGAGGCCTGCAAGATAATCCTGCGTCCCAAGCCGGACGGCAAAAAAGTGAGCGGCAGCACCAGCGGAACGTCAGACACCGATGCGAACGTCCGCGGTCACCTGATGCACCGGTAAGGTAAACGAGGCGTGGCGTCGTCGCAGCGGCGCCCCGCGTTCTACTGGTCTCATTTGCCGCCGGTGGGCATGAAACGCAGGACAAATAAGGTAAGGGCGGTAGACACAATCGCGATGAGATACAGCCCGGCCCCGGATGCCATGCCGATGGCCGCGGCGGTCCAAATGGTTGCAGCCGTTGTCAGGCCTTTGACATTGGCCCCTTCGCGAAGAATGGTCCCGGCCCCAAGAAAGCCGATGCCGGTAACGATCTGGGCGGCGACGCGGGCGTTGTCCCACCCGGCGGCGAAGCCGAATATGGAGACGATCGTAAAAAGAGCTGCTCCCATGCACACAAGCGTCTGGGTCCGCAGCCCCGCCGGCTTCCGGGCGCCCTCGCGCTCCCATCCGATCGCAATGCCCAACGACAGCGCCAGCGCCATTCTGGCGGCCAGTGTAATTTCCTGCTCCATCGTCAGCCTGAAAATGCTCTCCATGAGACCATTATCGCGGGCTGAAAGCGAATCCATGTGAAAGAAATGCGGAGTCCAATGCCCCCGGTTGAACTACTCCAAATGATCGGCAACACGCCGCTCGTCAGGCTCAAGCGCCTTTCTCCCAGGCGGGGAGTCAGCGTTTACGCCAAGCTTGAAGGACAGAACCCGTCCGGGAGCATCAAGGACAGGGTCGTCCTGGGGATGATCCGGGCGGCCGAGCACCGTGGCGACCTCCGGCCCGGTATGACCATCGTAGAGGCGAGCAGCGGGAACACCGCAATCGCGCTGGCGATGATCGGCAAGCAGATGGGCTATTCGGCAAGCGTCGTGGTCCCGAAGGACGCCGCCCCGAACATCGGCGACATACTGAACGCGTACGGCGCGGAGGTCGTCTGGTGCGAGTCGCGGGGCGGCATGAAGGGCGCAATTGAGCAGGCGAGGGAAATGGGCGCCAGGGCCGGATGCTACTACCTTGGCCAGTTTGTGGACCAGGTGAACATCCAGACTCACTACGAGTGCACGGGCAAAGAGATAGCCGAGGCGCTGGACCGCATAGACGTATTCGTCGCGGGGATCGGCACCAGCGGGACAATTATGGGAGTGGGCCGGCGGCTGCGCGAGAAGTTTCCACAAGTCAGGATCATTGGCGTTGAGCCGCAAATGGGCGAGCGGCTACAAGGTCTTAGGAACATCTCTGAGGGGTATATGCCCTCGCTGCTGGACATGGACATGCTCTCCGGCAGGTTCCTCCTGGACAGCGCGAGCGCCATCCGGGCCACCCATAGAATCATCCAGTCCGAAGGAATCCTCGCAGGCGTCTCAGCGGGCGCGACAGTTCACGTGGCTATGCGCCTGGCAGAAAAAATGGATGAGGGAAACATCGTCGTCATGTTTTCCGACGGAGCGTGGAAGTACCTCCCCGCGCGCCCGTGGGACGCGGCGGCGCGCGGAGACGAACAACTGGACGAAACGTACTGGTGGTAACCAGCGGGCCTACGACGGGACGATCAGTACGGCATCACCTGTGTGCCTGACGACGCTCTCCGCAACGCTGCCCAGTATCCACTTGGTCAGTCCGGAACGTCCGTCCGTGGTCATGACGATAATCTCGTCCCGGGTCTCCCGCGCATAATCGACCAGTGTGCCTGAGGGATGTCCCAGGAACACCTTCCAGTTCACCTTGAGCCCTCTTTCCGCCACCCGTTTTGCGACCTCAGCCAGGTACGCCTTTGCCTCCCCCTGCAGCACTTCGTCAAAATACACCGGCGGCGAATAGACCGTGCCCATATATGGGGAGGCCCCGATCCGAACGATCCTGACGAGCTCTAGCTCCAGGGACATACGCCCCGCAATCTCCTCACCAAATGGGAGTGCGCGCTCTGCAAGCTCCGAACCGTCCAGCGGCACAATGACTTTTGAAATCTCGGCCCGCCTGAGGTTCTGAGCCGAGTCGCTCTCCCTCGGGTTAATGGTGAGAACGGGGACACTGGCGGAGTGGAGCACTTTGTCCGTCACGGAGCCCAGCACACCCCGGCCGAGCATATTTCGCCCGTGAGTAGCCATCGCGATTATGTCGCACCTCTCCGCCTCAGCCACGCGCACGATCTCCTCGGCCGCGATGCCGGTCGATATGGAAAAGGCAGCGCTCACCCCGTGATCAACCAGGCGCTTCGTCAACGCCGTCAGCCGCTCCTTCGCCGCGGTTGAAAGGGCCGCGCCGATTCCCCCGTTGCCTGTTTCTCCCTGCCTTCCCGCCGCCGGCGCGGCGTCATCCGGGTCTATCACAGTGAGCAACATAACCCTGCTTCCAAGGGACGCCGCGAACCGCTCCACATATGGCAAAATGGCCTCCGCCAGTTCGGAGCCGTCCAGGGGTACAAGGACCTTGTTAAACATGGCTGACCTTTCGCCGGCAGGTGTTGGGAGCGTCCGGCTCCAGAATCATATTCCTGTGGGCGTTCGCCCGCAATCCACGAATCCGTTTTACGTATGGCTATCATTTCGTATGTGGACAGGAGGAAAATAGAAGACGGGGTAATCGTCGAGGGGTTGAAAAAGACAAACGTTCGCTCAGGAGCGGGATGTGACCTCAGCATTGCAGTTGGAGAACGTCAGCAAGACCTACGGCAAGAGACGCGTGGTGGACGGCGTGTCAATGGAAGTCTCGCGGGGAGAGGTATTCGGACTGCTGGGGCCGAACGGCTCCGGCAAGACCACATCTATCAGAATGGCGCTGGACATCATCAAGCCCGACTCAGGCACCGTGAGCCTCCTTGGCGATATGCCACTGCGTGACGCGCTCTCACGGGTGGGTTATTTGCCGGAGGAGCGCGGTCTTTACCAGCGATCAAAGGTCACTGAGATCCTCTCGTTCCTGGGTAGACTCAAGCGAATGGAGCCGTCAAAGGCGGCCGCCCGTGCTGCGGAGATGCTCCAACGAGTGGGACTGTATGAGCACCGCGACAAAAAGGTGAACGCCCTTTCACGAGGCATGAACCAGCTTGTACAGTTCGCCGGCGCTCTCATTCACGAGCCGGATCTCATAGTCCTCGACGAGCCGTTCTCAGGCCTGGACCCACTGAATGTGAAGCTTATGAAAGAGATAATCGGCGAACAGAAGGCCCGTGGGGCGGCCGTCATTTTCAGCACCCACCAGATGGCGGACGTTGAAGAGCTTTGCCAACGTGTGTTCCTCATTTCCGACGGCAAACGGCTTCTCTACGGGGACCTGATGGAGATAAAGAGGGCTCGTGGGAAGAGGAATGTCCGCGTCTCCGCGCCCAGCGTCCTCGAGTCCATACCCGGGGTTTCTCGAGCCGAGCGTCGGAACGGCTTTATGGAGTACGTCCTGGGCGAATCACTGAAACCTGAGCACGTGTTAAGGGCCTACCTGGACGCAGGCCTGCCCGTGGACCGTTACGAGGTTGCGCTGCCCACACTGAATGAGATCTTCATCGAGGAGGTGAGCCGTGCCCGCGCCTCGAGGTGAGATGACAGTGATCTTCATAGAGGAAATCAGGAGGACCGTCCGGAGGACCTCGTACGTCCTGATCCTCCTGTCCGTCCCGGTTCTGCTACTGGCGCTACTGGCAATCGTTCCGGCAGTGAAGGCGTTCACCGAACGCGAAGGCGCTGCGGAACAGCCAAGGCCGGCGGCCATCGTTAGCCTTGCCCCGGAAGTGCCGCTCGCGGGCGAAGGCCCTGCGGGATATGTGTACCTTTCATCGCGGGCGGAAGGGATCGATCGTCTCGTCAAAGGGGAGATTCGCGACTTGTTCGTTGTTCCGGAAGACTACGTCTCGTCCGGCCGCGTAGAGTGGGTCAGGAAAGGCGGCAGCTTGCTTGCCGGTTTCGACCCAGGCCCGGACGCTGCAACAGGCGCGACAGTGGAAGCGGTACTGCGGTCGTCGCTGGCGGCACAGTCCCTGTCCCGGGAGGTGCTGGGAAGGGCTCTCTCTCCCGCGGCGTTCAGTATGGTACGAGTAGACGAGAACGGCAGTCCCATTCCGGCGGATGGTGCGGACGACCTGGCGAAGTTCTTTACGTCCTTCATCGGCGGGATGCTGCTGATATTCTCGATCATCGCGGGCGGGAGCAGCCTGCTCCAGAGCGTTGCTGAGGAGAAAGAGAACCGCATGGTCGAGGTCCTCCTGACATCGGCACGGCCGTTCACCATCATGGCAGGCAAAGTCCTGGCAATCGGACTCTCCGGCCTCTTCATGATGGCCGTCTGGGTAGGCTCCATCCTCGCCATTCTACCCCGGGTATTCGAGCTCATCCCCGGTTCGCCGACCGTGCCGATAGACGCCGGGACCGCCGCATGGGTGCTGGCATTTTATGTCGCCGGGTACTTCATCAGCGGCATACTCCTCGCGGCCATGGGCGCGGCGACGACCGGCGTCAAGGAAGCCAACCAGATGTCCACGATTGTCATTCTTCCGATGGTTGCCCCCATGTGGTTCCTGGCGCCCATCGTAAGCGAGCCGAACGGGGTGCTGGCCAGAGCGCTGTCCTTCTTCCCTATGACTGCGCCCATGACTGCAATGCTGAGGCTGGCCGCTGAGCCGCCTTCCGTGCTCGAATTGGGCGCAAGTCTAGCGATAATGGTCGTCTCAAGCATCGGTCTGCTCTGGCTGGCGGCGCGGATTTTCCGTGCCGGCATCCTGATGTACGGGCAGCGAATGACCCTGAGGCGTTTCACCAGAGCACTCAAAGAGGCAGGGTAGGGCAGCCATGGCAAACAGGTTGCATGAGTTCACAACAATCTGTATTGAAGAGGTCCGCCGAAACTCCCGGAGGGTGTGGTATCGCATTTCGACTCTGTTCGTTCCGGTCGCGCTCCTCCTGGCAGTCATGCTGACCCCAATAGTGAAAGAGTTGCTCCAGGACGATGGCAGTCCGCAGGGGGGGCAGGTCGCCGCGGACGTAGGGCTGGTTGACCTGGCGGGCGTCGTGCGCCCGGCCCAGGCCGCCGCCGAGAAGGTACGTCTTTTCGAGTCCAGAGACTCCGGAGTAGCCGCCATGGTGCAAAAGGAGATAACTTACCTCTTCGTCGTGGCGGACGACTATCTTCTTTCAGGAGGAATAGAGTGGGTCCACATGAGCGCCGGAATCTCCGCCGGCTTTGCCAGCGAGTCACTCGGCCCGCGCATAGAGCGGCTACTTCGGAGCAGCCTCATTGAAGGCGCGCTGCCGCCGCCGCTGGAGACGCGCTTCCTCCAGCCCGCGCTCTACGACGCCCGACAGATCGGCGACGACGGGAACGTCAACGAGTCTGGAAGAGAGACAGGTTTTATCTCTGTCTCTTACATCTT
The sequence above is drawn from the SAR202 cluster bacterium genome and encodes:
- a CDS encoding ABC transporter permease; protein product: MPAPRGEMTVIFIEEIRRTVRRTSYVLILLSVPVLLLALLAIVPAVKAFTEREGAAEQPRPAAIVSLAPEVPLAGEGPAGYVYLSSRAEGIDRLVKGEIRDLFVVPEDYVSSGRVEWVRKGGSLLAGFDPGPDAATGATVEAVLRSSLAAQSLSREVLGRALSPAAFSMVRVDENGSPIPADGADDLAKFFTSFIGGMLLIFSIIAGGSSLLQSVAEEKENRMVEVLLTSARPFTIMAGKVLAIGLSGLFMMAVWVGSILAILPRVFELIPGSPTVPIDAGTAAWVLAFYVAGYFISGILLAAMGAATTGVKEANQMSTIVILPMVAPMWFLAPIVSEPNGVLARALSFFPMTAPMTAMLRLAAEPPSVLELGASLAIMVVSSIGLLWLAARIFRAGILMYGQRMTLRRFTRALKEAG
- a CDS encoding universal stress protein, whose protein sequence is MFNKVLVPLDGSELAEAILPYVERFAASLGSRVMLLTVIDPDDAAPAAGRQGETGNGGIGAALSTAAKERLTALTKRLVDHGVSAAFSISTGIAAEEIVRVAEAERCDIIAMATHGRNMLGRGVLGSVTDKVLHSASVPVLTINPRESDSAQNLRRAEISKVIVPLDGSELAERALPFGEEIAGRMSLELELVRIVRIGASPYMGTVYSPPVYFDEVLQGEAKAYLAEVAKRVAERGLKVNWKVFLGHPSGTLVDYARETRDEIIVMTTDGRSGLTKWILGSVAESVVRHTGDAVLIVPS
- a CDS encoding L-threonine 3-dehydrogenase; amino-acid sequence: MTAVRKIGREKGFVVERVPIPKVGSHDVLVQVEAASVCGTDLHLWKWDEWAAQRIKPPLTVGHEFAGTVVEVGESVEHAKVGDYVSAESHVTCGMCFQCRTGQAHMCPQTKILGIDRDGAFAEYISIPEKVVWQNDRSKLPPEIATLQEPFGNAVFSTLAHDLAGQSVAVLGCGPVGLFSISIAKASGASNVLATDINDYRLGLAKTLGAKTFNPRNNPTKMETWKWLVQANEGFGVDIVLEMSGAPLAIDDAFKAVRNGGRVTLFGIPSAPVKIDVAESMIFKNLTVLALNGRRIFDTWYRTRWLLESGVVDLRPLITHQMGLEDVNKAAGLLDGGEACKIILRPKPDGKKVSGSTSGTSDTDANVRGHLMHR
- a CDS encoding trehalose-6-phosphate synthase, giving the protein MTAAGRLVIVSNRLPSLQQPSDSGDAQSLPVGGLVSALSSALAHRKALWVGWSGEVSEKVASIRPAISDAGGVTLAALDLSRGEINQFYNNFCNRTLWPLLHSFPGKMAVSHEAYRAYLRANRHYAEAVAGMLDKDDVVWVHDYHLLALGSELRKLGWTGKTGFFLHTPFPPAELFAVLPWAPRILEMIMDFDLFGLHTRQYARNLYDALSAELPGAVIGDSFIYGERSLNIRVYPIGIDPAPFADPAFGSTATELGSFLKREGRRHHIVLGVDRLDYTKGIVQRLQTFEHLLEHYPALRGEISLVQISAPSRSRVPEYVEERQRVDELVGRINGRYSEGEWIPIRYLYRSFPQDELVGFYREADVCLITPLRYGMNLVAKEFVAAQLDDPGVLVLSKFCGAAEMMQDALIVNPYDIEGTAAAIYRALRMPKSARVRRRDALMQNINAFTAQAWSEAFLGDLEGV
- a CDS encoding cysteine synthase family protein, with amino-acid sequence MRSPMPPVELLQMIGNTPLVRLKRLSPRRGVSVYAKLEGQNPSGSIKDRVVLGMIRAAEHRGDLRPGMTIVEASSGNTAIALAMIGKQMGYSASVVVPKDAAPNIGDILNAYGAEVVWCESRGGMKGAIEQAREMGARAGCYYLGQFVDQVNIQTHYECTGKEIAEALDRIDVFVAGIGTSGTIMGVGRRLREKFPQVRIIGVEPQMGERLQGLRNISEGYMPSLLDMDMLSGRFLLDSASAIRATHRIIQSEGILAGVSAGATVHVAMRLAEKMDEGNIVVMFSDGAWKYLPARPWDAAARGDEQLDETYWW
- a CDS encoding ATP-binding cassette domain-containing protein, which produces MTSALQLENVSKTYGKRRVVDGVSMEVSRGEVFGLLGPNGSGKTTSIRMALDIIKPDSGTVSLLGDMPLRDALSRVGYLPEERGLYQRSKVTEILSFLGRLKRMEPSKAAARAAEMLQRVGLYEHRDKKVNALSRGMNQLVQFAGALIHEPDLIVLDEPFSGLDPLNVKLMKEIIGEQKARGAAVIFSTHQMADVEELCQRVFLISDGKRLLYGDLMEIKRARGKRNVRVSAPSVLESIPGVSRAERRNGFMEYVLGESLKPEHVLRAYLDAGLPVDRYEVALPTLNEIFIEEVSRARASR
- a CDS encoding MgtC/SapB family protein, whose amino-acid sequence is MEQEITLAARMALALSLGIAIGWEREGARKPAGLRTQTLVCMGAALFTIVSIFGFAAGWDNARVAAQIVTGIGFLGAGTILREGANVKGLTTAATIWTAAAIGMASGAGLYLIAIVSTALTLFVLRFMPTGGK